ATGTGAGTGCCATTTTTTCTATCCTTCCAACTTAATAAATTTATATTTTATAATTGATCAAAATTTCTAGAAACAATATTCTTTCATTGAAATACCTAAAGTGTATTCTAGCATGTTTGAACGCAAATAAAAATACAGGAAAAATCAATTTAATTAGATATAAATATTTTTACTCACCTAATTAATCATAATTTTCAACCTGTATTATTATTTTATTTAATTGTTAAAAAAACGTTGACGTTGCTCAAAACGATTTAATCCAAGTTGAATTAGCTCCTCAATTAAATCACTATACTTTAATCCCATATTCTCCCAAAGAGATGGATACATACTAAATTCAGTAAAACCGGGCATTGTATTTAATTCATTTAAAAATAATTCATTTTTATTTGTTAAGAAGAAATCACAACGACTTAATCCACTACCATCTAATGTTTTATATGCTTTTTTCGCATATTCTTGTGCTTGCCTACAAACTTCAGCCGGTAACTCTGCAGGTATTTTCATAGAAATTTGATTATCTACATATTTGGCTTGATAATCATAAAAATCAACATTTTTTACTACTTCTCCTGGTAAAGTCGTTCTTACATCTTCATTTCCTAAAATAGCTACTTCAATTTCACGTGCTTCGATGCCTTGTTCAACAATCACACGAGAATCATATTTGTAAGCCAGTTCTAAGGCTTTTTGAAGTTCTTCTCGATTTTCAACCTTACTGATGCCTACACTTGAACCTAAATTCGCCGGTTTAACAAACATTGGATATAACAAGGTTCCTTCACACCGTTCAAATAATTGCTTGGAATCATTTTTCCATTCATTTTTTAGAACAGGCACATAAGGTGTTTGAGGAATACCAACGGTTTGTAGCAAATATTTTGTCATTATTTTATCCATTGCAGTTGCACTTGCAAGTACTCCTGTTCCAACATATGGCATACTAATTGTTTCTAAAAAGCCTTGAATTGTACCATCTTCACCATTTGGTCCATGTAATACTGGAAATACAATAGCATCTTTTTCAAAAATCTCACAGGGCATTATGGATGTTCCTGATGAATAGGCCATTGTATTTTCATCCTTAGCACCCGTTAAGTTAAGAATTTCTTTATTCTCAGGTTTTTCTGTAAGTAATGGTCCCTTAATCCATTCTCCCTGTTTTGTAATTAACACTAATTGAACTGTATAATATTCATAATAAATAGCATTCAAAATAGAATAGGCAGACAGAATAGATACATCGTGTTCTTCACTCTTACCACCATATAATAAAATAATCTTCAAATGCTTGTCCTCCTGTAATGTTTGTTGAATTCAACATAAAATTTCTCTTCTACTCATCCCTCTTTTTTATTTTAGCATAAAAATTTGTATGAAAGTAGAAACAATTAAAATTTTAACTAGAAACTGCCATCATTCATTGAATTTGTTTTAATCAACATAGACAGTAAAATTACTTACAATTTTATTTTCCTTTATTTTTTATTCCAACTAAAAAGCGAGTTAAAACACCACCTATATCATTATGCCTATCTATTCAACAATTTCACTGACTAATTGGAAAGCATTAAAATCAACTTTTGATAGTTGTTTATTAATTATAACCAAGATAAAAGTTAATTCAATCAACTAATATTTTTTGTGATTTTTCTTAAAAAGAATCACCATCGACCATTAGTAAATAGGTAAATAGACATAAAAAATCAGACGATTTTCTAGGAATGTTTTTATTCTAACAAGTAATCTGTCATTTAACAATAGGTATGTACCTATTTTGTTTTATATCTTTTCAGTCAATGACAAAACAACCGAAGATCTACAATAAAATTCAAAGCAAATAAGCTAATCGTTTATTGTGT
The genomic region above belongs to Melissococcus plutonius ATCC 35311 and contains:
- a CDS encoding D-alanine--D-alanine ligase, with the protein product MKIILLYGGKSEEHDVSILSAYSILNAIYYEYYTVQLVLITKQGEWIKGPLLTEKPENKEILNLTGAKDENTMAYSSGTSIMPCEIFEKDAIVFPVLHGPNGEDGTIQGFLETISMPYVGTGVLASATAMDKIMTKYLLQTVGIPQTPYVPVLKNEWKNDSKQLFERCEGTLLYPMFVKPANLGSSVGISKVENREELQKALELAYKYDSRVIVEQGIEAREIEVAILGNEDVRTTLPGEVVKNVDFYDYQAKYVDNQISMKIPAELPAEVCRQAQEYAKKAYKTLDGSGLSRCDFFLTNKNELFLNELNTMPGFTEFSMYPSLWENMGLKYSDLIEELIQLGLNRFEQRQRFFNN